A window of the Bacteriovorax sp. PP10 genome harbors these coding sequences:
- a CDS encoding LysR family transcriptional regulator translates to MKTTTDELQTFIAIVDAGSITAAAERLGQTTSGGSRTLSRLEKKLDTTLLMRTTRKIQLTEDGKVFLEHSRSIVNAFDEAEEAVTSHSKTASGLLRVDSASPFILHSIVPYMDEFTKLYPGIKLELHSSERIVDLVEKRIDVAIRIGNLQDSTLHAKSLKPSTLRILASPKYLEKYGTPKTVEDLAKHKLIGFTDPKELNYWPLRTAKSDTYIANCHINASSGETIFQLVKRGVGIACLSDFMTMPDIEKGSLVQILKNHTVDSRQPIQAVYYRNTQLSSRITLFIEFLQKKLKA, encoded by the coding sequence ATGAAAACAACAACTGATGAATTACAGACATTTATAGCCATCGTAGACGCCGGATCTATTACGGCAGCGGCCGAAAGACTAGGGCAAACAACCTCAGGGGGCAGCCGAACATTGAGTAGGCTGGAAAAGAAACTAGATACTACACTTCTGATGAGGACCACTCGAAAAATCCAGTTAACTGAAGACGGAAAAGTTTTTCTGGAGCATTCGCGCTCCATCGTTAACGCTTTTGATGAAGCAGAAGAGGCCGTGACGTCTCATAGTAAAACGGCCTCAGGACTTTTACGAGTGGACTCAGCTTCTCCTTTTATTCTGCACTCGATTGTTCCTTATATGGACGAGTTCACAAAACTATACCCAGGCATAAAACTGGAACTGCATAGTTCGGAGAGGATTGTTGACCTGGTGGAAAAAAGAATTGATGTGGCCATCAGAATTGGAAACCTTCAGGACTCCACACTGCATGCAAAATCTCTTAAGCCGAGTACACTTCGAATTCTTGCTAGTCCTAAGTATCTTGAGAAGTATGGCACGCCAAAAACAGTGGAAGATTTAGCAAAACATAAACTCATTGGTTTCACTGATCCTAAAGAACTTAATTACTGGCCGCTAAGAACAGCGAAAAGTGACACCTATATTGCCAATTGCCATATCAATGCTTCGAGTGGAGAAACAATTTTTCAATTGGTAAAACGCGGAGTAGGGATTGCGTGTCTTTCTGATTTTATGACGATGCCTGATATTGAAAAAGGAAGTCTAGTGCAAATATTAAAAAATCATACAGTGGATTCAAGGCAGCCTATTCAAGCAGTCTATTATCGTAACACTCAACTCTCGAGCAGAATTACACTCTTTATTGAATTCTTGCAGAAGAAATTAAAAGCTTAA
- the dkgB gene encoding 2,5-didehydrogluconate reductase DkgB codes for MHIPVLGLGTFRLKDEVAFNSVKMGLEIGYRHIDTAQIYENESEVGAAVKESNIPREEIFITTKIWTENLSAAKLIPSLKESLKKLQTDYVDLTLIHWPSPNQAVPLEESLLALKEAKDLGLTKEIGVSNFPIAELKKAIEILGSEEIFTNQVEVHPYLQNKKLIDFCNTEDIMVTAYMPLAYGKVVKDETLIKIGEKHGISAADVALAWLHEQDLIIIPSSTKRVNLENNLNFPEISFSKKELSMIAGLDDGSRIANPPFAPTWDK; via the coding sequence ATGCACATACCAGTATTAGGACTCGGAACATTCAGACTAAAAGACGAAGTCGCATTTAACTCAGTTAAGATGGGACTTGAAATTGGATACCGTCACATTGATACAGCTCAGATCTATGAAAATGAGTCTGAAGTTGGTGCGGCCGTCAAAGAAAGCAATATTCCCAGAGAAGAGATTTTTATCACTACAAAAATCTGGACTGAAAATTTGTCGGCAGCAAAACTGATTCCAAGCTTAAAAGAAAGTTTGAAGAAGTTACAAACTGACTATGTAGACCTGACTCTTATTCACTGGCCTTCGCCTAATCAGGCAGTCCCTCTTGAAGAATCCCTTCTTGCTTTAAAAGAAGCAAAAGACTTAGGACTTACAAAAGAAATAGGAGTTTCAAACTTCCCGATTGCTGAGCTAAAAAAAGCGATTGAGATTTTAGGAAGTGAAGAGATCTTTACGAATCAAGTAGAAGTCCATCCTTATTTACAAAATAAAAAACTTATTGATTTCTGTAATACGGAAGACATCATGGTTACGGCCTATATGCCGCTTGCTTATGGGAAAGTTGTGAAAGATGAGACACTAATTAAGATTGGTGAAAAGCATGGAATTAGTGCAGCTGACGTTGCTCTGGCATGGCTACACGAACAAGACCTGATCATCATTCCTTCTTCAACGAAAAGAGTGAACCTAGAAAACAATTTAAACTTCCCGGAAATTTCTTTTAGTAAAAAAGAGCTTTCAATGATTGCTGGCTTAGACGATGGATCTCGAATTGCCAATCCTCCGTTTGCTCCAACATGGGACAAGTAA
- a CDS encoding TetR/AcrR family transcriptional regulator, with protein sequence MTKQTTLQKRALVTKQSIIEAGLLILSEEGAVNFTTNKIAERAGVSIGSLYQYFSNKESMLNLILLKRYEEDMKFLYNEITIMEALTGSEFLNKLADLIWHRLLSSREACKTLFIAPQNLKDQLELIESRKVITTMIAEKLKVFYPDVENQSLSLKSTLITESFLGIMQTITYSDELYEMNHVMLIDYKKMIQALFSK encoded by the coding sequence ATGACTAAACAAACAACGCTTCAAAAACGCGCACTTGTCACTAAGCAAAGTATTATTGAGGCAGGGCTTTTAATTCTTAGCGAAGAAGGTGCCGTTAATTTTACAACTAATAAGATCGCTGAACGTGCAGGAGTGAGCATTGGATCACTTTACCAATATTTTTCAAATAAAGAATCTATGCTGAATTTAATCCTGTTAAAAAGATATGAAGAAGATATGAAGTTTCTTTATAACGAAATTACAATAATGGAAGCTTTAACAGGTTCAGAATTTTTAAACAAGCTGGCGGATTTAATCTGGCATAGACTGTTAAGTTCACGCGAGGCCTGCAAAACGCTTTTCATAGCTCCTCAGAATTTGAAAGATCAACTCGAATTGATAGAGTCGAGAAAAGTCATCACGACAATGATTGCAGAGAAGTTAAAAGTTTTTTATCCTGATGTTGAAAATCAATCTCTAAGTTTAAAATCCACATTGATTACAGAATCATTTTTAGGAATTATGCAGACGATAACTTATTCGGATGAATTGTATGAAATGAATCATGTGATGTTAATTGATTATAAGAAGATGATTCAAGCACTTTTTAGTAAATAA
- a CDS encoding SRPBCC family protein — MNKQADYVTVVHHYKAPPKVIFDAFLDPQIASQFLFATPAGEMVKAEVDAKVGGKFTFVDRRAGEDILHTGEYLEIKKPHRLAFTFLVPQYSSDSTTVEIDIFDVNDGSEVTLKHSGVLEEYREKTRDGWGTILKKLGELIKA, encoded by the coding sequence ATGAATAAACAAGCAGATTACGTCACTGTCGTTCACCATTACAAAGCACCACCAAAAGTCATCTTTGATGCATTCTTAGATCCCCAAATTGCCTCACAGTTTTTGTTTGCCACTCCTGCTGGAGAAATGGTGAAAGCTGAAGTTGATGCCAAGGTTGGCGGTAAATTTACTTTTGTTGATAGAAGAGCAGGGGAGGATATTCTTCATACCGGAGAGTACCTGGAAATTAAAAAACCTCATCGGCTTGCTTTTACTTTTTTAGTTCCACAGTATTCATCAGATTCAACGACAGTTGAGATTGATATTTTTGATGTGAATGATGGCTCTGAAGTCACACTCAAACATTCTGGCGTCCTGGAAGAGTATAGAGAAAAAACCAGAGATGGCTGGGGAACTATTCTTAAAAAGCTTGGCGAATTAATTAAGGCCTAA
- a CDS encoding MFS transporter, with product MPLAIYALMIGAFGIGTTEFVIMGLLPQMSENLGVSLSSAGMLVSGYALGVAIGAPILSLLSSKLPKKSALIALMAIFTIGNLVCAIAPDYWTLMIARVVTSFAHGTFFGIGSVVATSLVRPNQRAMAIALMFTGLTIANILGVPFGTWLGQMHGWRSTFWAVTTIGPIAMLALALYVPKAKEMHTNINFKDEIKAVTQPKVMISLLLTVLGFSGVFAVFTYIAPILTTISGFPEKALSPILLLFGVGLVFGNILGGKFADKKLMMTLTGSLIALTLVLIGFGLFSQYQTAAVILVFLLGVTGFATVPPLQMRALESAADAPTLASALNIAAFNLGNALGAWVGGLVLDHGPGLTGIAWAAAAISGVSILVALYSWKTDPKEATIPVLT from the coding sequence ATGCCCTTGGCGATTTATGCGCTGATGATAGGTGCTTTCGGTATTGGTACAACGGAATTTGTTATCATGGGTCTCTTGCCTCAAATGAGTGAGAACCTTGGAGTCAGTTTATCTTCAGCTGGAATGCTGGTAAGTGGTTATGCTTTAGGTGTGGCCATCGGTGCTCCGATTTTATCTCTACTGTCTTCTAAGCTTCCAAAGAAAAGTGCATTGATTGCCTTAATGGCGATCTTTACCATTGGTAACTTAGTCTGTGCGATCGCTCCTGACTACTGGACACTGATGATTGCCAGAGTTGTCACATCATTTGCTCACGGGACATTCTTTGGAATTGGTTCAGTCGTTGCGACAAGTTTAGTTAGACCAAATCAAAGAGCTATGGCGATTGCCTTAATGTTTACCGGTCTTACGATTGCCAATATTCTTGGTGTTCCTTTTGGAACGTGGTTAGGTCAGATGCATGGATGGCGCTCAACTTTTTGGGCCGTCACAACCATTGGCCCCATTGCTATGCTGGCCCTTGCTCTTTATGTTCCTAAAGCAAAAGAGATGCATACTAATATTAACTTTAAAGATGAAATAAAAGCTGTGACTCAACCTAAAGTAATGATCAGTTTATTGTTAACCGTTTTAGGATTTAGTGGAGTATTTGCTGTCTTTACTTACATTGCTCCTATCCTGACAACAATTTCAGGTTTCCCTGAAAAGGCACTTTCACCAATTCTACTTTTATTTGGTGTAGGTTTAGTTTTTGGAAATATTTTAGGTGGGAAGTTTGCTGATAAAAAATTAATGATGACTTTAACTGGAAGCTTGATTGCTTTAACCTTAGTCTTAATTGGTTTTGGATTATTCAGTCAGTATCAGACAGCGGCCGTGATTTTAGTTTTCCTTCTGGGAGTCACTGGATTTGCCACTGTTCCTCCTTTGCAAATGCGTGCTCTTGAAAGTGCAGCTGATGCTCCGACTCTGGCCTCTGCTTTAAACATTGCCGCTTTCAATCTTGGGAATGCTTTAGGTGCGTGGGTTGGTGGTTTAGTTCTCGATCATGGCCCTGGTCTTACGGGGATTGCATGGGCAGCTGCCGCGATCAGTGGTGTGAGTATTTTAGTGGCGCTTTATAGCTGGAAGACAGATCCAAAAGAAGCGACCATTCCTGTTTTAACATAA
- a CDS encoding glutathione peroxidase, with product MSSDVYSFNLKTITGENKSLADYKGKVLLMVNVASKCGLTPQYEGLEKIYKDYHAKGLEVLGFPANEFYAQEPGSDNEIQDFCRSTYGVEFPMFSKIVVKGEGQHPLYKYLTETKKDAVILEGGSLMSFLESKNLLTGNTYDIKWNFEKFLIDKNGKVVGRFAPDIDPQDPLLVNEIKKALEA from the coding sequence ATGAGCTCAGATGTCTATTCATTTAATCTAAAAACAATTACTGGTGAAAATAAAAGTCTTGCTGATTATAAAGGGAAAGTTCTCTTGATGGTTAACGTTGCTTCTAAATGTGGATTAACTCCTCAATATGAAGGATTAGAAAAAATTTACAAAGATTACCACGCAAAAGGTTTAGAAGTTCTAGGTTTTCCAGCTAATGAGTTTTATGCTCAAGAGCCGGGATCAGACAATGAAATTCAAGATTTTTGCCGTTCAACTTACGGAGTTGAATTCCCAATGTTTTCAAAGATCGTTGTAAAAGGTGAAGGGCAACATCCACTGTATAAGTATCTTACAGAAACAAAAAAAGACGCCGTCATCCTTGAAGGCGGAAGCTTAATGTCGTTTTTAGAATCAAAAAATCTTCTTACGGGGAATACTTATGACATTAAGTGGAACTTTGAAAAATTCTTGATCGATAAAAATGGGAAGGTCGTAGGGCGTTTCGCTCCGGATATCGATCCACAAGATCCATTACTTGTTAATGAAATTAAAAAGGCCTTAGAAGCTTAA
- a CDS encoding NAD(P)H-dependent oxidoreductase, which produces MKKNILIIDGHPRNKSFSDSWASSYHQGAARNFNVTRISLRDLKFNPNLENGYKIVMPLEKDLIQAQEQMMSADHIVIITPIWWAGPPALLKGFFDRVMLPGFAFKYRPNSIYWDKLFQGKSGHLVVTSDGPSWWTQWLRGDSAVKMIKLGVLDFIGVKPVKVTRYGDMKSTSNDKIIKYLKAAYVMGEKGF; this is translated from the coding sequence ATGAAAAAAAATATTCTTATCATCGATGGACATCCAAGAAATAAAAGCTTTAGTGACTCATGGGCCAGCTCATATCACCAAGGCGCTGCCAGGAACTTTAATGTCACCAGGATATCGCTTCGAGACCTAAAGTTTAATCCTAATTTAGAAAATGGTTATAAAATTGTTATGCCGCTTGAAAAAGACCTGATCCAAGCACAAGAACAAATGATGTCCGCTGATCACATCGTCATCATTACTCCGATCTGGTGGGCCGGCCCTCCTGCGCTTCTAAAAGGCTTCTTTGATAGAGTTATGCTTCCGGGGTTTGCTTTTAAATATCGTCCTAATTCAATTTACTGGGATAAGTTATTCCAAGGAAAAAGTGGTCACCTCGTAGTGACAAGCGACGGACCTTCCTGGTGGACGCAATGGCTCCGCGGTGATTCTGCCGTAAAAATGATAAAGCTAGGGGTTTTAGATTTCATTGGAGTGAAGCCTGTTAAAGTTACCAGATATGGCGATATGAAATCGACTTCAAATGATAAAATAATAAAATATCTTAAAGCAGCTTATGTTATGGGTGAGAAAGGATTTTAG
- a CDS encoding VOC family protein yields MMNKIKFEELAVEFLEKLFKTLADSKIEIAPHWDIDHLCYRVDSLDRYEELKTQFLTFGHLLIESDVNGRPIATFKLNSPIVFKEWSIDVVELPAPKPSKPTKEGFEHIEVVCDESFSDLEIKYKHLKLDLGGLKKDFNQEFEVDLGERNLKFHHMSLESVIRVEENKKIFGALEESKILKNFKKYMPFVAGTFPLGVYTEQSDLDILMYATDLNELSSELKREYGHLEGFTSEQLSVDGLETLIVNFNLYKVPFEIFAQDKVVPKQKAYLHFQIEERLLKLGGEKLKKTVIEKRKNGLKTEPAFATGLGIKVDAYNELLLLQKVADSQLRKFLESI; encoded by the coding sequence ATGATGAATAAGATTAAATTTGAAGAGCTTGCAGTAGAATTTTTAGAGAAGTTATTTAAGACTCTCGCGGATTCAAAGATTGAGATTGCCCCTCACTGGGACATAGATCATTTATGTTACCGCGTAGACTCTCTTGATCGTTATGAAGAATTAAAAACTCAGTTTTTAACCTTCGGACACCTGCTGATCGAAAGTGATGTCAATGGACGTCCTATTGCAACCTTCAAACTTAATTCGCCTATTGTGTTTAAAGAATGGTCTATTGATGTGGTTGAGCTTCCAGCTCCTAAACCATCAAAACCAACCAAAGAAGGCTTCGAGCATATTGAAGTTGTCTGCGATGAATCCTTCAGTGATCTCGAAATAAAATATAAACATTTAAAACTCGATCTTGGCGGTCTGAAAAAAGATTTTAATCAAGAGTTCGAAGTAGACTTGGGGGAGAGGAACTTAAAGTTTCACCATATGTCTTTAGAGTCAGTGATTAGAGTTGAAGAAAATAAAAAGATCTTTGGTGCATTAGAGGAATCAAAAATTCTAAAAAACTTTAAGAAGTATATGCCCTTTGTTGCAGGGACATTTCCTTTAGGAGTTTATACAGAACAATCAGATCTTGATATTCTTATGTATGCAACCGATCTTAATGAACTCAGCAGTGAATTAAAAAGAGAGTATGGACATTTAGAAGGATTCACTTCAGAGCAGCTGAGTGTCGATGGACTGGAAACTTTAATTGTTAATTTTAATCTGTATAAAGTTCCTTTTGAAATTTTTGCTCAAGATAAAGTTGTCCCCAAACAAAAAGCTTATCTGCATTTTCAGATTGAAGAGCGCTTATTAAAATTAGGTGGTGAAAAACTAAAAAAAACAGTCATCGAAAAGCGCAAGAATGGATTGAAGACTGAGCCAGCATTTGCCACAGGTCTAGGGATCAAAGTTGATGCCTACAATGAATTGCTCTTGCTTCAAAAAGTAGCTGACTCACAACTTAGAAAGTTTTTGGAGTCAATTTGA